In a single window of the Pseudomonas oryzihabitans genome:
- a CDS encoding multidrug efflux RND transporter permease subunit: MANFFIDRPVFAWVVALFILLAGLLAIPQLPVAQYPNVAPPQIELYLTYPGASPQTLDESVVSLVEQELNGVNHLLYFSSSSSQGSATLTVTFQPGTDPELAKVDIQNRLKVVEPRLPRAVTQQGIQIEETSAGYLMFVTLSATDERLDTTALSDYLARNVVNELRRLDGVGKAQLFGAEHALRVWLDPSRLVAFGLTPADVTRAIAEQNVQVAAGSLGELPAPASQELTAPVLIKGQLSDPTEFAGILLRAGADGSSVTLGDVARVEVGSQSYNFGTRLDGKPSVAVGVQLAPTANALATAQAVRAKLAELSQYFPPGMKYDIPYDTAPFVKISITQVIHTLLEAMALVFAVMYLFLQNLRYTLIPTLVVPVALLGTCAVLLALGYSINVLTLFGMVLAIGILVDDAIVVVENVERLMATEGLDPRAATRKAMGEISGAIVGITLVLTAVFVPMAFMSGSVGVIYRQFSASMAVAILFSAFLALSLTPALCATLLKPIATGTHARGGFFGAFNRGFERLTGSFEGWVARAIRRLLPNLVLFAALLVGLVVLYGRLPGAFLPTEDQGYLITDIQLPPGATQERTLKVIERLERHYAKEPGVANDLVLLGFSFSGSGQNAALAFTTLKDWSARGSADSAAAIAERANAALAGESEAQGFAVLPPPVEGLGTSSGFEVRLQDRSNRGQAALKAARDQLQEKLAGNPIIAYVRETALADSAQVQLVVDRRQAAALGVSFAALGETLGTALGSSYVNDFPNRGRMQQVIVQAELGTRSQVDDLLRLEVRNERGRMVPLSAFVSADWTQGAAQLSRYNGYPAISLSGEPLPGHTTGEAMAELERLATELPRGFALEWTALSLQERLSAGQAPVLLGLSLLVVFLCLAALYESWSIPTAVLLVVPLGVLGAVLAVTLRGMPNDVFFKVGLITVIGLTAKNAILLIEFAKSLHDGGMDLYEATCRAARLRLRPIVMTSLAFILGVVPLALATGASSASQQAVGTGVIGGMLSATLALVFVPVFFVLVLRLVRRWRAPDR, from the coding sequence ATGGCCAACTTCTTCATCGACCGCCCGGTGTTCGCCTGGGTGGTGGCGCTGTTCATCCTGCTCGCCGGATTGCTGGCCATCCCGCAGTTGCCGGTGGCCCAGTACCCCAATGTGGCGCCGCCGCAGATCGAGCTGTACCTGACCTATCCGGGCGCCTCGCCGCAGACCCTGGACGAGAGCGTGGTCAGCCTTGTCGAGCAGGAGCTCAATGGCGTCAATCACCTGCTCTATTTCTCCTCCAGCAGCAGCCAGGGCAGCGCCACCCTGACCGTGACCTTCCAGCCCGGCACCGATCCGGAGCTGGCCAAGGTGGACATCCAGAATCGCCTCAAGGTAGTGGAGCCGCGCCTGCCGCGGGCGGTCACCCAGCAGGGCATCCAGATCGAGGAAACCTCGGCCGGCTACCTCATGTTCGTCACCCTCTCCGCGACCGATGAGCGCCTCGACACCACCGCCCTGAGCGACTACCTGGCACGCAACGTGGTCAACGAGCTGCGCCGCCTGGACGGCGTGGGCAAGGCCCAGCTGTTCGGGGCCGAGCACGCCCTGCGCGTCTGGCTCGATCCCAGTCGGCTGGTGGCCTTCGGCCTGACCCCGGCGGACGTGACCCGGGCCATCGCCGAGCAGAACGTCCAGGTAGCGGCCGGCAGCCTTGGCGAACTGCCTGCCCCCGCTAGCCAGGAACTGACCGCACCGGTGCTGATCAAGGGCCAGCTCAGCGATCCTACAGAGTTTGCCGGCATCCTCCTGCGTGCCGGGGCCGACGGTTCCAGCGTGACCCTGGGCGACGTGGCCCGGGTCGAGGTGGGCAGCCAGAGCTACAACTTCGGCACGCGGCTGGACGGCAAGCCTTCGGTGGCGGTCGGGGTGCAGCTGGCACCCACCGCCAACGCCCTGGCCACCGCCCAGGCGGTGCGCGCCAAGCTGGCCGAGCTGTCCCAGTATTTTCCACCTGGGATGAAATACGACATCCCCTACGACACGGCGCCCTTCGTCAAGATCTCCATCACCCAGGTCATCCATACCCTGCTGGAGGCCATGGCGCTGGTCTTCGCGGTGATGTACCTGTTCCTGCAGAATCTGCGCTACACCCTGATCCCGACCCTGGTGGTGCCGGTGGCGCTGCTGGGCACCTGCGCCGTGCTCCTGGCACTGGGCTATTCGATCAATGTGCTGACCCTGTTCGGCATGGTGCTGGCCATCGGCATCCTGGTGGACGACGCCATCGTAGTGGTGGAGAACGTTGAGCGGCTCATGGCCACGGAGGGACTGGATCCGCGTGCGGCCACCCGCAAGGCCATGGGCGAGATCTCCGGCGCCATCGTCGGCATCACCCTGGTGCTCACCGCGGTCTTCGTGCCCATGGCCTTCATGAGCGGTTCGGTCGGCGTCATCTATCGCCAGTTCTCGGCGTCCATGGCGGTGGCCATCCTCTTCTCCGCCTTTCTCGCCCTGAGCCTGACCCCGGCGCTGTGCGCCACCCTGCTCAAGCCGATCGCCACGGGCACTCATGCGCGCGGCGGCTTCTTTGGCGCCTTCAACCGCGGCTTCGAGCGGCTGACCGGCAGCTTCGAAGGCTGGGTGGCCCGTGCCATCCGCCGACTGCTGCCGAACCTCGTGCTGTTCGCCGCCCTGCTGGTGGGGCTGGTGGTGCTCTATGGCCGTCTGCCCGGCGCCTTCCTGCCCACCGAGGATCAGGGCTATCTGATCACCGACATCCAGCTGCCGCCCGGGGCCACCCAGGAGCGCACCCTCAAGGTGATCGAGCGCCTGGAGCGCCATTACGCCAAGGAGCCAGGCGTGGCCAACGACCTCGTCCTGCTCGGCTTCAGCTTTTCCGGCAGCGGCCAGAACGCCGCCCTGGCCTTCACCACCCTCAAGGACTGGTCCGCCCGCGGCTCAGCGGATTCCGCCGCAGCCATCGCCGAGCGCGCCAATGCCGCCCTGGCCGGCGAGAGCGAGGCCCAGGGCTTCGCCGTGCTGCCTCCGCCGGTGGAAGGCCTGGGTACCTCCAGCGGTTTCGAGGTGCGCCTGCAGGACAGGTCCAATCGCGGCCAGGCCGCGCTCAAGGCGGCGCGGGACCAACTGCAGGAGAAGCTCGCCGGCAATCCGATCATCGCCTATGTGCGCGAGACGGCCCTGGCCGACAGTGCCCAGGTGCAACTGGTGGTGGATCGCCGCCAGGCCGCTGCGCTGGGGGTAAGTTTCGCCGCCCTCGGCGAGACGCTGGGTACCGCTCTGGGCTCCAGCTACGTCAACGACTTTCCCAATCGCGGACGGATGCAGCAGGTGATCGTCCAGGCCGAACTGGGCACCCGCAGCCAGGTGGACGACCTGCTGCGGCTGGAAGTGCGCAATGAGCGTGGCCGCATGGTGCCGCTCTCCGCCTTCGTCAGCGCCGACTGGACCCAGGGTGCGGCGCAGCTGTCGCGCTACAACGGCTATCCGGCCATCAGCCTGTCCGGCGAGCCGCTGCCCGGTCACACCACCGGCGAGGCCATGGCCGAACTGGAGCGCCTGGCCACGGAGCTGCCGCGGGGCTTCGCCCTGGAATGGACGGCGCTGTCGCTGCAGGAACGCCTCTCCGCCGGCCAGGCGCCAGTGCTGCTGGGGCTGTCCTTGCTGGTGGTGTTCCTCTGCCTCGCCGCCCTCTACGAGAGCTGGTCGATTCCCACCGCGGTGTTGCTGGTGGTGCCCCTGGGGGTGCTCGGCGCGGTGCTGGCGGTGACCTTGAGAGGCATGCCCAACGACGTCTTCTTCAAGGTCGGCCTGATCACGGTGATAGGTCTCACCGCCAAGAACGCCATCCTGCTCATCGAATTCGCCAAGAGCCTGCACGACGGCGGCATGGACCTGTACGAGGCCACCTGCCGTGCCGCCCGGCTGCGCCTGCGGCCCATCGTCATGACCTCGCTGGCCTTCATCCTCGGCGTGGTACCGCTGGCCCTGGCCACCGGCGCCAGCTCGGCCAGCCAGCAGGCGGTGGGCACCGGGGTGATCGGCGGCATGCTCAGCGCCACCCTGGCGCTGGTCTTCGTGCCGGTGTTCTTCGTGTTGGTGCTCAGGCTGGTCCGGCGCTGGCGCGCACCGGACCGCTAG
- a CDS encoding efflux RND transporter periplasmic adaptor subunit: MSLTRPALGSLVLLCLLLAACDRPAEEAAAPPAPKVQVERLRTMPLAIASELTGRLVAPRTAEVRARVAGIVLQRVFREGSEVKAGDVLFRIDPAPLQAEVDSAAAALRKAEASAFQARRLAERYAALVESEAISRQEQDNARGASLQAEAEVAAAQAALKRARLNLGYATVTAPITGRIGKALVTEGALVGQGDATPLAIIQQLDPIHADVTQSTRQLKALRDALRDGRLQQVAPDQARVTLLQEDGSPYPEEGRLLFADLAVDTNSGQITLRSRFPNPRHDLLPGSFVRVRLEQARIDQGLSVAQRAVQRSVDGEAQVWVVDAENRVALREIRLGPVVEGRWVVESGLAAGERVLLSGLQQAQPGLVVEPEEAQATAAEVR, translated from the coding sequence ATGTCCCTGACCCGCCCTGCCCTTGGCAGCCTCGTGCTGCTCTGTCTGCTCCTCGCCGCCTGCGACCGTCCGGCCGAGGAAGCCGCCGCCCCGCCCGCGCCCAAGGTGCAGGTGGAGAGGCTGCGGACCATGCCCCTGGCCATCGCCAGCGAACTCACTGGCCGCCTGGTGGCGCCGCGGACCGCGGAGGTGCGGGCGCGAGTCGCCGGTATCGTATTGCAGCGGGTGTTTCGCGAAGGCAGTGAGGTCAAGGCCGGTGACGTGCTGTTCCGCATCGACCCGGCGCCCTTGCAGGCCGAGGTGGACAGTGCCGCCGCCGCCCTGCGCAAGGCCGAGGCCAGTGCCTTCCAGGCGCGGCGCCTGGCCGAACGCTACGCGGCCTTGGTCGAGAGCGAGGCGATCAGCCGCCAGGAGCAGGACAACGCCCGCGGTGCCAGCCTGCAGGCCGAGGCCGAGGTGGCAGCCGCCCAGGCGGCGCTCAAGCGGGCGCGGCTGAACCTGGGCTACGCCACGGTCACCGCCCCCATCACCGGGCGCATCGGCAAGGCGCTGGTCACCGAGGGCGCGCTGGTCGGCCAGGGCGACGCCACGCCGTTGGCGATCATCCAGCAACTGGACCCCATCCATGCCGATGTCACCCAGTCGACCCGCCAGCTCAAGGCCCTGCGCGATGCGCTGCGGGACGGCCGGCTACAGCAGGTGGCGCCGGATCAGGCGCGGGTGACCCTGTTGCAAGAGGACGGCAGCCCCTATCCCGAAGAAGGCCGCCTGCTGTTCGCCGATCTCGCGGTGGACACCAACAGCGGGCAGATCACCCTGCGCAGCCGGTTTCCCAATCCGCGGCACGACCTCCTGCCTGGCAGCTTCGTGCGGGTGCGCCTGGAACAGGCGCGCATCGACCAGGGCCTGAGCGTGGCGCAGCGGGCGGTGCAGCGCAGCGTCGACGGCGAGGCCCAGGTCTGGGTGGTGGACGCCGAGAACCGGGTAGCCCTGCGCGAGATACGCCTGGGCCCGGTGGTTGAAGGCCGCTGGGTAGTGGAGTCCGGCCTCGCCGCCGGTGAGCGAGTACTGCTCTCGGGCCTGCAACAGGCCCAGCCGGGACTGGTGGTGGAGCCCGAAGAAGCCCAGGCCACCGCGGCGGAGGTGCGCTGA
- a CDS encoding response regulator transcription factor produces MIPLLIVEDDAALAELIATYLGRQGYAVTVIGRGDEALAAVRRLRPQLVVLDVMLPGLDGLQVCRQLRAAQPGLPILMLTALDDSHDQVLGLEIGADDYVSKPCEPRVLLARIRTLLRRCQLGDTSQDDGLVIGQLRLLPGERQVWWRDQLVELSSTEFNLLAILMGHAGEVLSRDQLIQQLRGIEFNGVDRSVDVAISKLRRRFEEHPGEARRIKTVWGKGYLLSRAEWD; encoded by the coding sequence GTGATCCCCTTGCTTATCGTCGAAGACGACGCCGCCCTGGCCGAGCTCATCGCCACCTATCTGGGCCGCCAGGGCTATGCCGTGACCGTCATCGGTCGCGGCGACGAGGCCCTGGCCGCGGTGCGACGGCTGCGCCCGCAGCTGGTGGTGCTCGACGTCATGCTGCCCGGGCTGGACGGCCTGCAGGTCTGCCGTCAGCTGCGCGCCGCCCAGCCCGGTCTGCCGATCCTGATGCTCACCGCCCTGGACGACAGCCACGATCAGGTGCTGGGGCTGGAGATCGGCGCCGACGACTACGTCAGCAAGCCCTGCGAACCGCGAGTGCTGCTGGCGCGCATCCGCACCCTGCTGCGCCGCTGCCAGCTGGGTGACACGTCCCAGGACGACGGCCTGGTCATTGGCCAACTGCGGTTGCTGCCAGGCGAACGCCAGGTCTGGTGGCGGGACCAGCTGGTGGAGCTGTCGTCCACCGAATTCAACCTGCTGGCGATCCTCATGGGGCATGCCGGCGAGGTGCTCAGCCGTGACCAGCTGATCCAGCAGCTGCGCGGCATCGAATTCAACGGTGTCGACCGCTCGGTGGACGTGGCCATCTCCAAGTTGCGCCGCCGCTTCGAGGAACATCCCGGCGAAGCCCGGCGGATCAAGACCGTCTGGGGCAAGGGCTATCTCCTCAGCCGTGCCGAGTGGGATTAG
- a CDS encoding ATP-binding protein, translated as MFKILVRLYLILLVTYGAASYLVPEALLKVFDERYSRYTLEQLHGPLSLVQRAFATTPVERWPALRDELATELAPISLRLVAPDDPALTLEERTALAAGERRVRLGDYGEPSAALVPLPGERLLWIGIPEAPTDIALTYWAMNALIGAALLICLYVWLRPHWRDLERLRRTAARLGKGHLGERTAISPRSDIGELARAFDDMAQELEALIVQQRDLLNAVSHELRTPLSRLEFGLALLQADPLPAETQRQLEQLVRHVRELDALVDELLSFARLQSSQQPPERLSLDLSAFLDSVLADFTEEEERRGVEVHLEFAAAPARAELAPRLTARALQNLLGNALRYCQREVWVTVRGEGHELLIAVEDDGEGIPASDRERVFEPFYRLDRSRDRATGGFGLGLAISRRAVENQGGRLDLAAGTRGGARFEIRLPLPPRAGLA; from the coding sequence ATGTTCAAGATCCTCGTCCGGCTCTACCTCATCCTGCTGGTGACCTACGGTGCCGCCAGCTACCTGGTGCCCGAGGCCCTGCTCAAGGTGTTCGACGAGCGTTACAGCCGCTACACCCTGGAGCAGCTGCACGGTCCGCTCAGCCTGGTGCAGCGCGCCTTCGCCACCACGCCGGTGGAACGCTGGCCGGCGTTGCGAGACGAACTGGCCACGGAGCTGGCGCCCATCAGCCTGCGCCTGGTCGCACCTGATGATCCGGCCCTCACCCTGGAGGAGCGCACGGCCCTGGCCGCTGGCGAGCGGCGGGTGCGGCTGGGTGACTATGGCGAACCCAGCGCGGCCCTGGTCCCACTGCCGGGCGAACGGCTGCTGTGGATCGGCATTCCCGAGGCGCCCACCGACATTGCCCTGACCTATTGGGCGATGAACGCCCTGATCGGCGCCGCCTTGCTGATCTGCCTCTATGTCTGGCTGCGCCCGCACTGGCGCGACCTGGAACGGCTGCGGCGTACCGCGGCGCGACTGGGCAAGGGCCATCTCGGCGAGCGTACGGCCATCTCGCCACGCTCGGACATCGGCGAGCTGGCGCGGGCCTTCGATGACATGGCTCAGGAGCTGGAGGCGCTGATCGTCCAGCAGCGCGACCTGCTCAACGCCGTCTCCCATGAATTGCGCACGCCGCTGTCACGCCTGGAATTCGGCCTGGCGCTGCTGCAGGCCGATCCGCTGCCGGCCGAGACCCAGCGGCAGCTGGAACAACTGGTCCGCCACGTCCGCGAACTGGATGCCCTGGTCGACGAACTGTTGTCCTTCGCCCGGCTGCAGAGCAGCCAGCAGCCCCCCGAGCGCCTGAGCCTGGATCTGAGCGCCTTTCTCGACAGCGTGCTGGCCGACTTCACCGAAGAAGAGGAACGCCGCGGCGTCGAGGTGCACCTGGAATTCGCCGCCGCCCCGGCCCGAGCCGAACTGGCACCGCGCCTCACGGCGCGCGCCCTGCAGAATCTGCTGGGTAATGCGTTGCGCTATTGCCAGCGCGAGGTCTGGGTGACGGTTCGCGGTGAGGGCCATGAGCTGCTGATCGCGGTCGAGGACGACGGTGAAGGCATTCCGGCAAGCGATCGCGAGCGGGTCTTCGAGCCCTTCTACCGGCTGGATCGCAGTCGTGATCGCGCCACCGGCGGCTTCGGCCTGGGCCTGGCCATCAGCCGTCGCGCGGTGGAAAACCAGGGCGGTCGTCTGGACCTGGCCGCCGGCACGCGGGGCGGTGCCCGCTTCGAGATCCGTCTGCCTCTGCCGCCGCGCGCGGGGCTCGCCTGA
- the glsB gene encoding glutaminase B, giving the protein MQPLLDRIAAAAPHHFGEGKVADYIPALAEVEPDHFGIAVCDVNGQVWRAGAADTAFSIQSISKVLNLVIAMQRLDEPDIWTRVGREPSGHAFNSMAQLEEEKGVPRNPFINAGAVLVCELLVSRIMSIHWMMREQARRLAGNPAINFDDRVARSEMDHKARNAALAYLMKAYGNLTSEVDDVLDVYFHGCALAMSCVDVARAFAFLANGGVNPQDGQPVVTPQQTRQLNALLLTCGLYDAAGDFAWRVGLPGKSGVGGGIVAIVPGQMSICVWSPRLDSYGNSVAGLRALESLVEGLGVAPLG; this is encoded by the coding sequence CTGCAGCCTCTGCTCGACCGCATCGCCGCCGCCGCGCCGCACCATTTCGGCGAAGGCAAGGTGGCCGACTACATCCCGGCCCTGGCCGAGGTGGAGCCGGATCACTTCGGCATCGCCGTCTGCGATGTCAACGGCCAGGTCTGGCGTGCCGGAGCGGCTGACACGGCCTTTTCCATCCAGTCCATCTCCAAGGTGCTCAACCTGGTGATCGCCATGCAGCGCCTGGACGAGCCGGACATCTGGACCCGCGTCGGCCGCGAACCCTCCGGCCATGCCTTCAACTCCATGGCCCAGCTGGAAGAAGAGAAGGGCGTGCCGCGCAATCCCTTCATCAATGCCGGTGCCGTGCTGGTCTGCGAACTGCTGGTGTCCCGCATCATGTCGATCCACTGGATGATGCGCGAACAGGCGCGGCGCCTGGCCGGCAATCCGGCGATCAACTTCGACGACCGGGTAGCCCGTTCGGAGATGGACCACAAGGCGCGCAACGCCGCCCTGGCCTATCTGATGAAGGCCTACGGCAATCTCACCAGCGAGGTGGACGACGTCCTCGACGTCTATTTCCACGGCTGCGCCCTGGCCATGAGCTGTGTCGACGTAGCCCGCGCCTTCGCCTTTCTCGCCAACGGTGGGGTCAACCCCCAGGACGGCCAGCCGGTGGTGACACCCCAGCAGACTCGCCAGCTCAATGCCCTGCTGCTGACCTGCGGCCTCTACGACGCCGCAGGCGACTTCGCCTGGCGCGTCGGCCTGCCGGGCAAGAGCGGGGTAGGGGGCGGCATCGTCGCCATCGTGCCGGGGCAGATGAGCATCTGCGTCTGGTCCCCGCGGCTGGACAGCTACGGCAACTCGGTGGCCGGCCTGCGTGCGCTCGAAAGCCTGGTGGAAGGCCTGGGGGTCGCGCCGCTGGGCTGA
- the cls gene encoding cardiolipin synthase, translated as MPSLPLDLHYVALVLELIGISAAVHAIVTVRTAQGAMAWAMALVFMPFLSLIPYLVFGRRRFDSYVKARRQADEEMARQAAELDWRPWIAEAMAAQQCSAANRKLRAMTALTGTPCVANNQVRLLINGEETFAAILGAIRGAQKVVLVQFFIIHDDALGLALQNTLLDRARAGVKVYLLYDAIGSHALPRSYVETLREAGCEVKGFSNRRGLINRFQVNFRNHRKIVVVDGEVGFTGGLNVGDEYMGLKPPLAPWRDTHLELRGPALATLQETFAQDWYWVTRRLPTLLLPERYEEGGVLCQVVPSGPADDQETCSLFFVEAIHSARHRIWITTPYFIPDEAVSAALRLAALRGVDVRILLPSRPDHKVVYAASYLYAFEAVHAGVRVFRYGPGFLHQKVVLIDEDVAAVGSANLDNRSFRLNFEVMVMVMDVPFAWEVRKMLEHDFSRSRELTPEDNVALRRWRRVAMRVARVFSPVL; from the coding sequence GTGCCTTCCCTGCCCCTCGATCTTCACTACGTCGCCCTGGTCCTCGAACTGATCGGCATCAGCGCGGCGGTGCATGCCATCGTCACGGTGCGCACTGCCCAGGGCGCCATGGCCTGGGCCATGGCACTGGTGTTCATGCCCTTCCTCAGCCTGATTCCCTACCTGGTGTTTGGCCGGCGACGCTTCGACAGCTATGTGAAGGCGCGGCGCCAGGCCGACGAGGAGATGGCGCGCCAGGCCGCCGAACTGGACTGGCGGCCCTGGATCGCCGAAGCCATGGCCGCCCAGCAGTGCAGTGCGGCCAATCGCAAGCTCCGGGCCATGACCGCCCTCACCGGCACCCCCTGCGTGGCCAACAATCAGGTGCGGCTGCTGATCAACGGTGAGGAAACCTTCGCCGCCATCCTCGGTGCCATCCGCGGCGCGCAGAAGGTGGTGCTGGTGCAGTTCTTCATCATCCACGACGACGCCCTCGGCCTGGCCTTGCAGAACACCCTGCTCGACCGTGCCCGCGCCGGGGTCAAGGTCTATCTGCTCTACGATGCCATCGGCAGCCATGCCTTGCCGCGGAGCTACGTGGAAACGCTGCGCGAAGCCGGTTGCGAGGTAAAGGGCTTCAGCAACCGCCGCGGACTGATCAACCGATTCCAGGTCAACTTCCGCAACCACCGCAAGATCGTGGTGGTGGATGGCGAGGTGGGCTTCACCGGCGGCCTCAATGTCGGCGACGAATACATGGGGCTCAAGCCACCCCTGGCGCCCTGGCGCGACACCCACCTGGAGCTGCGTGGCCCCGCCCTGGCCACCCTGCAGGAGACCTTCGCCCAGGACTGGTACTGGGTGACCCGCCGATTGCCCACCCTGCTGCTGCCGGAACGCTACGAAGAAGGCGGGGTGCTGTGCCAGGTGGTGCCCAGCGGGCCGGCGGATGACCAGGAGACCTGCTCACTGTTCTTCGTCGAGGCCATCCATTCGGCGCGTCATCGCATCTGGATCACCACCCCCTACTTCATCCCCGACGAAGCCGTGTCGGCGGCCCTGCGCCTGGCCGCCCTGCGCGGAGTGGACGTGCGCATCCTGCTGCCCTCGCGGCCGGATCACAAGGTGGTCTATGCCGCCTCCTACCTCTATGCCTTCGAGGCGGTGCATGCGGGAGTGCGGGTGTTTCGCTACGGCCCTGGCTTCCTGCACCAGAAGGTGGTGCTGATCGACGAGGACGTCGCCGCGGTGGGTAGCGCGAACCTGGACAATCGGTCCTTCCGCCTCAACTTCGAGGTCATGGTGATGGTGATGGACGTCCCCTTCGCCTGGGAGGTGCGCAAGATGCTGGAGCACGACTTCAGCCGCTCCCGCGAACTCACGCCCGAGGACAACGTGGCCCTGCGCCGCTGGCGGCGGGTAGCCATGCGGGTAGCGCGGGTGTTCTCGCCGGTGCTGTAG
- a CDS encoding methyltransferase translates to MPSLVSPFATLELDRQPPRRDDPLQAFDAADEYLLQQVAEHGLDPAARVLVLNDGFGALAASLAAHARVTSSGDSHLAALALAANLARNGIAADAVTFVPASEATSGPFDLVLVRVPKTLALLEEQLIRLHGQLAPGARVIAAGMLKHLPRAAGDLLERHIGPVQASLAVKKARLLFATPEARPAVASPYPSRYRLDAPPLTLVNHANVFCREGLDIGTRAFLPHLPQGLGQARVADLGCGNGVLALACALANPEARFTLVDESYMAVQSARENWTAAFPERPAAILAADGLAEQPARSLDLILCNPPFHQQQVVGDFLAWRMFQQARAALSEQGELWLVGNRHLGYHVKLKRLFKRVEQIAATPKFVVLRAVQPL, encoded by the coding sequence ATGCCTTCTCTCGTCTCGCCCTTCGCCACCCTCGAACTCGACCGTCAGCCACCGCGCCGTGACGATCCCCTGCAGGCCTTCGACGCCGCCGACGAGTACCTCCTGCAGCAGGTCGCCGAGCACGGCCTGGACCCCGCCGCCCGGGTGCTGGTGCTCAACGACGGCTTCGGCGCCCTGGCCGCCAGCCTCGCCGCCCATGCCCGGGTCACCTCCAGTGGCGATTCGCACCTGGCGGCCCTGGCGCTGGCGGCGAATCTGGCGCGCAACGGCATCGCCGCCGATGCCGTGACCTTCGTTCCGGCCAGTGAGGCGACCAGCGGTCCCTTCGACCTGGTGCTGGTGCGGGTGCCCAAGACCCTGGCGTTGCTGGAGGAACAACTGATCCGCCTGCACGGCCAGCTGGCGCCCGGTGCGCGGGTGATCGCCGCTGGCATGCTCAAGCACCTGCCCCGCGCCGCCGGCGACCTGCTGGAGCGGCATATCGGCCCGGTGCAGGCTTCGCTGGCGGTGAAGAAAGCCCGACTGCTATTTGCCACGCCCGAGGCGCGGCCGGCGGTGGCCTCGCCCTATCCCAGTCGCTATCGGCTGGACGCACCACCGCTGACCCTGGTCAACCATGCCAATGTCTTCTGCCGCGAAGGCCTGGACATCGGCACCCGCGCCTTCCTGCCGCACCTGCCCCAGGGCCTGGGCCAGGCCCGGGTGGCCGATCTGGGCTGCGGCAACGGCGTGCTGGCCCTGGCCTGTGCCCTGGCCAATCCCGAGGCGCGGTTCACCCTGGTGGACGAGTCCTACATGGCGGTGCAGTCGGCACGGGAGAACTGGACGGCGGCCTTCCCCGAGCGGCCAGCCGCCATCCTCGCCGCCGATGGGCTGGCCGAACAGCCAGCGCGCTCGCTGGACCTGATCCTGTGCAATCCGCCCTTCCACCAGCAGCAGGTGGTGGGCGACTTCCTTGCCTGGCGCATGTTCCAGCAGGCACGGGCGGCGCTGAGCGAGCAGGGCGAACTCTGGCTGGTGGGCAATCGCCACCTGGGTTACCACGTCAAGCTCAAGCGACTGTTCAAGCGCGTCGAACAGATCGCGGCCACGCCGAAATTCGTGGTGCTGAGGGCGGTCCAACCTCTCTGA
- a CDS encoding ferredoxin--NADP reductase, which translates to MTATEDKFTRETITAVWPWSDNLFSLRTTRDSRYRFRAGQFARLGVRKADGDIVWRAYSMVSAPHDEFLEFFSIVVPGGAFTSELSRLREGDELLVEKQPYGYLTLERFGGGRDLWLLATGTGLAPFLSMLQEPDTWERFERIVLVYSVREARDLAYQDVINGYGQVEHLEGLTDRLVYVPVVTREDHPGALRGRITTLIENGELERAAGVTLSPEHSRILICGNPEMVDDTRQLLKTRDLQLALSRRPGQVAVENYW; encoded by the coding sequence ATGACCGCCACCGAAGACAAGTTCACCCGCGAGACGATCACCGCCGTCTGGCCCTGGAGCGACAACCTCTTCAGCCTGAGGACCACGCGTGACTCGCGCTATCGCTTTCGCGCCGGCCAGTTCGCCCGGCTGGGCGTGCGCAAGGCCGATGGCGACATCGTCTGGCGCGCCTACTCCATGGTCTCGGCACCTCATGATGAATTCCTCGAATTCTTTTCCATCGTAGTGCCTGGCGGCGCCTTCACCAGCGAGCTGAGCCGCCTGCGCGAGGGCGACGAGCTGCTGGTGGAAAAGCAGCCCTATGGCTATCTCACCCTGGAGCGCTTCGGCGGCGGGCGCGATCTCTGGCTGCTGGCCACCGGTACCGGTCTCGCGCCCTTCCTGTCGATGCTGCAGGAGCCCGATACCTGGGAGCGCTTCGAGCGCATCGTGCTGGTCTACAGCGTGCGCGAGGCCCGCGACCTGGCCTACCAGGACGTCATCAACGGCTACGGCCAGGTGGAACACCTCGAAGGCCTTACCGACCGCCTGGTCTATGTGCCCGTGGTGACCCGCGAAGACCATCCGGGTGCGCTGCGTGGCCGCATCACCACCCTGATCGAGAACGGCGAGCTGGAGCGCGCCGCCGGCGTCACGCTGTCGCCCGAGCACTCGCGGATCCTCATCTGCGGCAATCCGGAGATGGTCGATGACACCCGCCAGCTGCTCAAGACCCGTGATCTGCAGCTGGCCCTGAGCCGCCGGCCCGGTCAGGTGGCCGTGGAAAACTACTGGTAA